Proteins encoded in a region of the Thermoplasmata archaeon genome:
- a CDS encoding DNA-directed RNA polymerase subunit K — protein sequence MGVVKPGESVKEMEYTRFERARIIGARALQITMGAPILINLPKTEIDPIKIATLEFERGVIPITVMRDDKIVKPGEGK from the coding sequence ATGGGGGTAGTCAAACCGGGTGAGTCGGTGAAGGAGATGGAGTACACCCGCTTCGAGCGGGCCAGAATTATCGGCGCTCGCGCACTCCAAATAACGATGGGTGCACCCATACTGATAAATCTGCCCAAAACAGAGATAGACCCCATAAAAATAGCGACGCTCGAGTTTGAGCGGGGGGTCATTCCGATAACGGTGATGAGGGACGATAAAATCGTGAAGCCGGGGGAAGGGAAATGA
- a CDS encoding enolase C-terminal domain-like protein — MSRIQSLWARKILDSRGNPTVEVDIWTEDGFGSAAAPSGASTGAHEVQAFPPQGVDFAVRQFKEEFAPALKGMNVFLQRRFDVELKRLDGTSNFRRMGGNVAVAASLALARAAANTLGVPLYQYLGGAFAGYCIPYPLANVLGGGRHARGGTDIQEFLVISFGPTVADCVFANALIHKKVGEALGKKLSGAALGKGDEGAWVARIGNIEALELVSKCCAEVSRELGFQIQPALDFAASELYRNERYCYKEKKLTREKQLDFVEKLVRDYNLYLVEDPLEQEDFHGYVELTERIGRDCLVVGDDLFVTSTKRIKKGIDLGACNAVLIKPNQVGTLSDTYDAVCLAEQSGYKTVISHRSGETEDNCLAHLGVAFSCHAIKTGAVGGERCAKLNELIRIQEIITKEKEIVSGGD, encoded by the coding sequence ATGAGCCGAATTCAGAGCCTCTGGGCCAGAAAAATTCTGGACAGCAGGGGCAACCCCACGGTCGAGGTGGATATATGGACGGAAGATGGCTTCGGGAGCGCGGCCGCGCCGAGCGGCGCGAGCACGGGCGCCCACGAGGTCCAGGCCTTCCCCCCGCAGGGCGTTGACTTCGCGGTCAGGCAGTTCAAAGAAGAATTTGCGCCCGCCCTGAAGGGGATGAACGTTTTCCTGCAAAGGAGGTTCGACGTCGAGCTCAAGAGGCTCGATGGCACCTCCAACTTCAGAAGGATGGGCGGGAATGTCGCGGTGGCGGCCTCGCTCGCCCTCGCCAGGGCCGCCGCCAACACGCTGGGTGTCCCGCTCTACCAGTACCTAGGCGGCGCGTTCGCGGGCTACTGCATACCATATCCTTTGGCCAACGTGCTGGGCGGCGGCAGGCACGCCCGGGGCGGGACAGACATACAGGAGTTCCTAGTAATCTCCTTCGGCCCGACCGTGGCGGACTGTGTCTTCGCCAACGCGCTCATTCATAAAAAAGTTGGAGAGGCGCTGGGAAAGAAGCTCTCAGGCGCCGCGCTCGGCAAAGGCGACGAGGGAGCCTGGGTGGCCAGAATAGGCAACATCGAGGCGCTGGAGCTGGTATCGAAGTGCTGCGCGGAGGTCTCGAGGGAGCTGGGGTTCCAGATACAGCCCGCGCTCGACTTCGCCGCTTCCGAGCTCTACAGGAACGAGCGCTACTGCTATAAAGAAAAGAAGCTGACCCGGGAGAAGCAGCTCGACTTCGTCGAGAAGCTGGTGCGCGACTACAATCTCTACCTCGTCGAGGACCCGCTGGAGCAGGAGGACTTCCACGGGTACGTCGAGCTGACGGAGAGAATCGGCAGGGACTGTCTGGTCGTCGGCGACGACCTGTTCGTCACGAGCACGAAGAGAATCAAGAAGGGCATAGACCTGGGCGCCTGCAACGCGGTGCTCATCAAGCCCAACCAGGTCGGCACCCTCTCCGACACCTACGACGCCGTATGCCTCGCCGAGCAGAGCGGCTACAAGACGGTGATATCGCACCGCAGCGGGGAGACCGAGGACAATTGTTTGGCCCATCTGGGTGTGGCGTTCAGCTGCCACGCGATAAAGACCGGGGCCGTGGGGGGCGAGAGGTGCGCCAAGCTCAACGAGCTGATTCGAATTCAGGAGATAATCACGAAGGAGAAAGAGATAGTATCCGGTGGGGATTGA